The Deltaproteobacteria bacterium genome includes a region encoding these proteins:
- the hemL gene encoding glutamate-1-semialdehyde-2,1-aminomutase — MTTSAAKKLFARAAKKIPGGVNSPVRAWKAVGDTPKFIARGEGAYLFDADGRKYIDYVGSWGPLILGHARREVLAAIHRAANNGTTFGAPTRLEVELAERITQVVPSIQKVRLVSSGTEATMSALRLARAFTKRSKIVKFDGCYHGHSDGLLVKSGSGVATLGLPDSPGVPESFARETLVARFNDISSVEALFQKQGHDIAAVIVEPICGNMGVILPQSKFLGHLRGITRRHQALLIFDEVITGFRVALGGAQKLYNVRPDLTCLGKILGGGLPLAAFGGQREVMDLLAPQGPVYQAGTLSGNPVAVAAGLETLRLLSQRGVYEQLERTAQQLELGYRQVIASHKLRAAINRVGSMMTIFFGVDSVTDVDQARQAHREKFATYFHSMLRRGIYLPPAQFEAAFVSLAHRKADIDRTITAFSAWAKAQSRG, encoded by the coding sequence ATGACAACATCAGCGGCAAAAAAATTATTTGCGCGCGCGGCAAAAAAAATTCCGGGCGGCGTGAACAGTCCGGTGCGCGCATGGAAAGCGGTGGGCGACACGCCGAAGTTCATTGCCCGCGGCGAGGGCGCCTACCTCTTCGATGCCGATGGAAGAAAGTATATCGACTACGTCGGCTCTTGGGGGCCGTTGATTCTTGGCCATGCTCGTCGCGAGGTTCTTGCTGCGATTCATCGAGCGGCGAACAATGGCACGACATTCGGCGCACCGACGCGACTCGAGGTTGAGCTCGCGGAGCGCATCACTCAGGTCGTGCCCTCGATTCAGAAAGTACGCTTGGTCAGCTCGGGTACCGAAGCGACTATGAGCGCGTTGCGCCTAGCGCGGGCTTTCACGAAGCGTTCTAAGATCGTCAAGTTTGACGGTTGCTACCACGGCCACTCTGACGGACTGTTAGTGAAAAGTGGTTCGGGCGTTGCAACTTTAGGCCTGCCTGATAGTCCCGGAGTTCCTGAAAGCTTCGCGCGCGAGACTTTAGTCGCACGTTTCAATGATATTTCTTCCGTTGAAGCACTCTTTCAAAAGCAGGGTCATGATATTGCGGCTGTGATCGTGGAGCCAATCTGCGGCAATATGGGTGTGATACTGCCGCAATCCAAATTTCTCGGCCACTTGCGCGGTATAACGCGCCGACACCAAGCACTCCTAATATTTGATGAAGTTATCACCGGATTCCGGGTTGCACTGGGCGGCGCGCAAAAGCTCTACAATGTAAGGCCAGATCTGACTTGTTTGGGAAAAATTCTCGGCGGCGGTCTGCCGCTTGCCGCCTTTGGCGGGCAACGCGAAGTGATGGATCTTTTGGCGCCACAAGGGCCAGTTTACCAAGCTGGTACGCTATCGGGGAATCCGGTAGCCGTGGCTGCCGGACTCGAGACTCTGCGACTGCTGTCGCAGCGCGGCGTTTATGAACAACTCGAACGCACGGCACAACAGCTCGAACTTGGCTATCGGCAAGTGATCGCCTCTCACAAACTGCGCGCTGCCATCAATCGGGTCGGTTCCATGATGACGATTTTCTTTGGTGTTGACTCGGTCACCGATGTCGACCAGGCCCGGCAAGCCCATCGCGAGAAATTCGCTACCTATTTCCATAGCATGCTGCGCCGCGGCATCTATTTACCACCGGCGCAGTTTGAGGCCGCGTTCGTTTCACTAGCGCACCGCAAAGCCGACATCGATAGAACCATCACGGCGTTTTCCGCTTGGGCCAAGGCGCAATCCCGAGGTTGA
- a CDS encoding ATP synthase F0 subunit C — protein sequence MRKLFAVLGGLFVSLLSAGVAMAAEGAAAGDSNRAVAIAISAGIAVAIAAFGAALGQGRVGAAAMESIGRNPNAADKLFLPLVLTLALLEALALYGFVIAIILTGKI from the coding sequence ATGAGAAAGCTGTTTGCAGTCTTAGGCGGTTTGTTCGTCAGCCTGCTTAGCGCAGGCGTGGCAATGGCCGCCGAAGGTGCCGCCGCCGGCGATTCCAATCGCGCGGTTGCGATCGCGATCTCGGCGGGTATCGCCGTCGCCATCGCCGCTTTCGGGGCCGCCTTAGGGCAAGGCCGTGTCGGTGCCGCCGCGATGGAAAGCATCGGCCGCAACCCAAATGCCGCCGACAAGCTGTTCTTGCCGTTGGTGTTGACCCTGGCGTTGTTGGAAGCGTTGGCGCTTTACGGCTTCGTTATCGCGATCATTTTAACCGGCAAGATCTAA
- a CDS encoding ABC transporter substrate-binding protein, with the protein MSKKIHLTLATGDYESIRALKEGTVQPDGIELTVLTDMNSDVRHWRMLRNNEFDVAELSMSNYLMAKYTGQPYTAIPVFLHRRFRHGFIFLNANKGITKPTDLIGKKVGLRNFQATANLWIRGILEHEHGVPHRSLDWYKQDDEEVDWTPPADLKIQRIPKGKSIEKMLVEGEIDALVHPELIQPILDKDERVTRLFPNYRELEMDYYKRTGFFPIMHTTAIRQEVVDKYPWVPVNLMQAFEASKKAAYRRMENPRIVPLAWFRSFLEEQEEILGPDPWVYGLGDVNRRALDTLMQYSQEQGLIGRKMALAELFVQTEAHS; encoded by the coding sequence ATGAGCAAAAAAATCCACCTCACCCTGGCCACCGGCGACTATGAGAGCATCCGTGCTTTGAAGGAAGGTACGGTCCAACCGGACGGCATCGAGCTGACGGTCCTGACGGACATGAATTCCGACGTGCGCCACTGGCGCATGCTGCGCAACAACGAGTTTGACGTCGCCGAGCTATCGATGTCGAATTATTTGATGGCAAAATACACTGGCCAGCCCTACACGGCGATACCGGTTTTTCTCCACCGCCGATTCCGCCACGGTTTCATATTCTTAAACGCCAACAAAGGCATCACCAAACCGACGGACCTCATCGGCAAAAAAGTCGGCCTGCGAAACTTTCAAGCCACTGCCAACCTGTGGATTCGCGGCATCCTCGAACACGAGCACGGCGTGCCGCACCGCAGCTTGGACTGGTACAAACAGGATGACGAAGAGGTCGACTGGACACCGCCGGCGGACTTAAAAATCCAGCGTATCCCGAAGGGAAAGAGCATTGAAAAAATGCTCGTCGAGGGCGAAATCGACGCGCTGGTTCATCCCGAATTGATCCAGCCCATTCTCGACAAAGACGAACGGGTGACCCGACTTTTTCCCAATTATCGTGAACTGGAGATGGACTATTACAAGCGCACCGGCTTTTTCCCGATCATGCACACCACCGCGATCCGTCAGGAAGTCGTCGACAAATATCCCTGGGTACCGGTAAACTTAATGCAAGCCTTCGAAGCGTCAAAAAAAGCCGCCTACAGGCGCATGGAAAACCCGCGCATCGTGCCGCTCGCCTGGTTCCGCTCGTTTCTTGAAGAGCAGGAGGAAATCCTCGGCCCGGATCCATGGGTTTATGGCCTGGGCGACGTCAATCGGCGCGCGCTGGATACTTTGATGCAATACTCCCAGGAACAGGGTCTGATCGGTCGAAAAATGGCCTTAGCAGAGCTTTTCGTGCAGACCGAAGCGCATTCGTAA
- a CDS encoding FAD-dependent oxidoreductase, which produces MRLEVLIFGGGVAGLWCLDRFRRAGYSALLLESQALGCGQTIQAQGIIHGGGKYALRGVRDFAAVRAIKEMPGFWRRCFAGSEEPNLAGTQLLSESCYLWLPRGSTMAKVQSWGFVPVLAKTGLLATPPVKVAADSWPPALRDSAVAVYALAEPVISTGTLLQALSRRQHNNIVLYEPATLRFDSGDVEVGATRLAPATMVFAAGAGNAELLRKAGIQQDLMQRRPLGMILLSGKLPELHGHCIVGGKTQLTITTPAPGIWQVGGEIAERLADVDDPAQARRIGLREIRRWLPGLDFADCAIAMYRAVRAEARTADQRRPSGVHVSRVAPKIIAAWPTKLTMAPVLAEEVFQLAREELGEPSPCDEIAALKWSAPNVARYPWEECEWHRAD; this is translated from the coding sequence ATGCGCCTGGAGGTTCTCATCTTCGGCGGCGGCGTGGCCGGCCTTTGGTGCCTGGACCGGTTTCGGCGCGCCGGTTATTCCGCGCTGCTTTTGGAATCGCAGGCACTCGGCTGCGGGCAGACGATTCAAGCTCAGGGCATCATTCACGGCGGCGGCAAGTACGCTCTGCGCGGTGTGCGCGATTTCGCGGCCGTGCGTGCCATCAAAGAGATGCCCGGCTTTTGGCGCCGCTGTTTCGCTGGAAGCGAGGAGCCAAATCTCGCCGGCACACAATTGCTGTCGGAGTCCTGCTATCTCTGGCTGCCGCGCGGTTCGACGATGGCCAAAGTGCAGTCGTGGGGATTCGTTCCGGTGCTGGCCAAAACCGGGCTGTTGGCGACACCGCCGGTGAAAGTTGCGGCAGACTCGTGGCCCCCGGCGCTGCGCGATTCGGCCGTCGCCGTCTATGCGCTCGCCGAGCCGGTCATTTCGACCGGAACATTGTTGCAAGCCCTTAGCCGCCGCCAGCATAACAATATCGTTCTTTACGAACCGGCGACGCTGCGATTCGATTCCGGCGACGTTGAAGTAGGCGCGACGAGATTGGCGCCCGCAACTATGGTTTTTGCCGCCGGCGCCGGCAATGCTGAGCTGCTCCGGAAAGCAGGGATCCAGCAGGATTTAATGCAGCGCCGGCCGCTAGGAATGATATTGCTCAGCGGCAAACTGCCGGAGCTTCACGGCCACTGCATTGTCGGCGGCAAGACCCAGCTGACAATCACGACGCCGGCGCCAGGTATTTGGCAAGTGGGCGGCGAGATCGCCGAGCGGCTCGCCGATGTCGACGACCCAGCGCAGGCGCGGCGTATCGGCCTGCGCGAGATTCGCCGCTGGCTCCCTGGCCTCGATTTCGCCGACTGCGCAATCGCCATGTATCGCGCCGTGCGCGCTGAAGCACGCACCGCCGACCAGCGGCGGCCAAGCGGCGTGCACGTCAGTCGCGTCGCGCCCAAGATCATCGCCGCTTGGCCGACCAAGCTGACGATGGCGCCCGTGTTAGCCGAAGAAGTCTTCCAACTGGCGCGCGAGGAATTGGGAGAGCCGAGCCCTTGCGATGAAATTGCCGCCCTCAAGTGGTCAGCGCCGAATGTAGCGCGCTATCCGTGGGAGGAGTGTGAATGGCACCGCGCCGACTAG
- a CDS encoding AtpZ/AtpI family protein has translation MEKIGGRPNNRHNSQAPFLRRAGLYLGVAFELPGTIVGGLAVGYFLDQYFGTSPWLLIALTVVAFVGAFFRLVQWVKFFERQRDGSSREEDDSPN, from the coding sequence GTGGAGAAGATTGGGGGCCGCCCCAATAACCGGCACAACAGCCAAGCTCCCTTCCTACGCAGAGCGGGTTTATATCTAGGAGTCGCCTTCGAGTTACCGGGCACCATCGTTGGAGGCCTGGCGGTGGGCTACTTCCTGGATCAATATTTCGGAACCTCGCCCTGGTTGTTAATCGCGCTAACCGTGGTCGCTTTCGTCGGAGCGTTTTTTCGGCTAGTGCAGTGGGTAAAGTTTTTTGAGCGCCAACGGGATGGAAGCAGCCGCGAAGAAGACGATTCTCCGAATTGA
- the dnaA gene encoding chromosomal replication initiator protein DnaA — translation MVELWQQALAKLKEKLGKQSFDTWIRPTSFVSLNKTELRIAVPSKLHRDWITEHFLAQIEEVIGTLCGQTTAVTFEIDPETVEKQIASERTLRKEDREKPPVQTPHRVNNLSARYTFDSFVVGASNQFAHAASLAVANKPGLHYNPLFIYGGVGLGKTHLVNAIGNQAANHNGQLKVLYLSSESFMNELIGSLRRDKMDEFKTKFRNVDVLILDDVQFIAGKERTQEEFFHTFNSLYDAHKQIVLTSDKFPKEIPGLEDRLRNRFEWGLIADIQPPDVETRIAILQKKAVELNVQLPQEIGIFLASNISSNVRELEGGLTRLSAFSSMTKAALTIDLAKEVLRNILRDARPEVTVEGIQKAICDYYNVKIGELKAKRRTQNIALPRQVAMYLCRKHTDTSFPAIGAKFGGRDHSTVIHASKTIEQRIKDDPQMQITIEKLERTLKK, via the coding sequence ATGGTTGAGTTGTGGCAACAAGCGCTGGCTAAGCTGAAAGAGAAACTTGGGAAGCAAAGCTTCGATACATGGATCAGACCTACCTCTTTCGTTTCACTCAATAAAACTGAATTACGAATTGCGGTTCCTAGCAAGCTCCATCGCGACTGGATCACCGAGCATTTCCTCGCACAGATCGAAGAAGTGATTGGCACTCTCTGCGGCCAAACTACTGCGGTCACTTTTGAAATTGATCCGGAGACCGTCGAGAAGCAAATCGCTAGTGAACGGACACTGCGCAAAGAGGATCGCGAAAAGCCACCTGTGCAAACGCCGCATCGAGTTAACAATCTTTCGGCCCGTTATACGTTCGATAGTTTCGTTGTCGGCGCAAGCAACCAGTTTGCCCATGCGGCTTCGCTTGCAGTAGCGAACAAGCCTGGGCTCCATTATAACCCGCTCTTTATCTATGGCGGCGTTGGCCTGGGCAAGACCCACCTCGTCAATGCCATTGGCAATCAAGCAGCCAATCACAATGGCCAACTGAAGGTTCTCTACCTGAGCTCAGAGTCGTTCATGAATGAGCTGATTGGCTCGCTCAGGCGCGACAAGATGGACGAATTCAAAACAAAGTTTCGTAATGTCGATGTTTTGATTCTCGACGACGTTCAGTTCATCGCCGGTAAGGAACGTACCCAAGAAGAGTTCTTTCACACCTTTAACTCTCTTTACGATGCCCATAAGCAAATCGTTTTGACGTCGGATAAATTTCCCAAGGAAATCCCCGGCCTGGAAGATCGGCTACGCAACCGCTTCGAGTGGGGTTTGATCGCTGACATTCAACCTCCTGACGTGGAGACCCGGATTGCGATCTTGCAAAAGAAAGCCGTCGAACTCAATGTCCAACTGCCACAGGAGATCGGCATTTTTCTCGCCAGCAACATCAGCTCAAATGTCCGCGAGCTCGAAGGCGGCCTCACTCGGTTATCGGCTTTCTCATCGATGACGAAGGCCGCGCTCACCATTGACCTGGCCAAAGAGGTGCTGCGCAATATCTTGAGAGATGCACGGCCGGAAGTGACGGTCGAAGGGATTCAAAAGGCGATCTGCGATTATTACAACGTCAAAATCGGCGAATTGAAAGCTAAACGAAGAACGCAAAACATCGCGCTGCCACGGCAAGTTGCAATGTATCTCTGCCGCAAACACACCGATACCTCTTTTCCTGCCATCGGCGCCAAATTCGGCGGGCGCGACCACTCCACCGTGATCCACGCATCCAAAACCATCGAGCAGCGCATCAAAGACGACCCGCAGATGCAGATCACCATCGAAAAGCTTGAGCGCACTCTAAAGAAATAG
- a CDS encoding SAM-dependent chlorinase/fluorinase → MIITLTTDFGYTDSFVGIMKGVIYGINPHATIVDLTHGVPAQDVLAAALILRHSVQYFSRPAVHVGVVDPGVGGARKPIVIEAGGDFFIGPDNGLWSLALAGREIGRSVHLSQDDFHLKPTSTTFHGRDIFAPVSAHLALGVPADAFGETLSSFVRIDLPAVRKQPNELIGEIIYIDGFGNLFTNIEAADLTGKHTLEVRLGATTISGLSSNYAAVASGACTALVNSWGLLEIAVNHGDAQRQTGAALGDRVYVKVSA, encoded by the coding sequence ATGATCATCACCCTGACCACCGACTTCGGCTACACCGATTCGTTCGTCGGCATCATGAAGGGTGTGATCTACGGCATCAATCCGCACGCGACGATTGTCGATTTGACTCACGGCGTGCCGGCGCAAGATGTGCTCGCCGCTGCGCTGATCCTGCGCCACTCAGTCCAATATTTTTCTCGTCCGGCGGTGCATGTTGGGGTGGTCGATCCCGGTGTCGGCGGCGCGCGCAAGCCGATCGTCATCGAAGCAGGCGGCGATTTCTTCATCGGACCGGACAACGGACTTTGGAGTTTAGCTCTGGCCGGGCGGGAAATCGGGCGCAGCGTGCATTTGTCGCAGGACGATTTTCACTTAAAGCCAACCAGCACCACGTTTCACGGCCGGGATATCTTTGCGCCGGTATCGGCGCATTTGGCGCTGGGTGTGCCGGCGGACGCCTTTGGTGAAACACTGTCGAGTTTCGTGCGCATTGATTTGCCCGCGGTGCGAAAGCAACCAAACGAGCTAATCGGCGAGATCATTTACATCGACGGTTTCGGCAACCTGTTCACCAACATTGAAGCCGCAGACTTGACGGGCAAACACACACTGGAAGTTCGCCTAGGCGCAACGACCATTAGCGGGCTCTCGTCCAATTACGCTGCGGTTGCCAGCGGGGCCTGCACTGCGCTAGTAAACAGCTGGGGACTTTTGGAGATCGCCGTCAATCATGGCGATGCACAACGGCAAACTGGCGCCGCTCTAGGCGACCGGGTTTACGTGAAAGTTTCCGCTTAG
- a CDS encoding aldo/keto reductase, producing MAPRRLGRTGLSVSPIALGTTKLGRNTDVKYPRPFDLPSDEQVQALLDACLAAGINLIDTAPAYGSSEARLGKFLAGRRDRFVLCTKCGESYENGRSTWDFSGAAIERSLDLSLRRLGTDRVDILLLHSNGQDLQILTETDALAALQRAKQAGKARAVGISAKTAAGVVEACRSLDIVMAPFSQSDSALEPALAKAHEAGLGILAIKGLASGALAPEAAIEFVLRQPFIDALVLGTITPQHLRQAVAVAEKL from the coding sequence ATGGCACCGCGCCGACTAGGCCGCACGGGTTTATCCGTCAGCCCGATCGCCTTGGGCACGACCAAGCTCGGGCGCAATACAGACGTAAAATATCCAAGGCCTTTCGATTTGCCCAGTGACGAACAGGTGCAAGCGCTGCTCGACGCCTGTCTCGCAGCCGGCATCAATCTGATCGACACCGCACCGGCCTACGGCAGCAGCGAAGCGCGTCTCGGAAAGTTTCTCGCCGGTCGCCGTGACCGTTTTGTGCTGTGCACCAAATGCGGCGAGAGCTATGAAAACGGCCGCTCGACCTGGGACTTCTCTGGGGCAGCGATCGAGCGCTCGCTGGATTTGAGCTTGCGCCGATTGGGCACCGATCGTGTCGACATCTTGTTGCTGCACTCCAACGGCCAAGACCTACAGATCCTCACCGAGACCGACGCGCTGGCGGCGTTGCAGCGCGCCAAGCAAGCCGGCAAGGCCCGCGCCGTTGGCATCTCGGCAAAAACCGCAGCCGGTGTCGTCGAGGCCTGCCGCTCTCTCGATATCGTGATGGCGCCTTTCAGCCAGAGCGATTCAGCACTAGAGCCTGCTTTGGCAAAGGCCCATGAAGCTGGGCTAGGTATTCTGGCAATCAAAGGCCTGGCCAGCGGTGCGCTGGCGCCAGAAGCAGCTATTGAGTTTGTCCTGCGCCAACCATTTATCGATGCGCTGGTATTGGGCACGATTACGCCGCAGCACCTGCGCCAAGCCGTGGCAGTCGCGGAGAAGCTCTAG
- a CDS encoding isocitrate lyase/PEP mutase family protein: protein MGKGNLIRQSLETKGQLIMPGVYDALSAKIAARAGFEVIFITGYSLSATLLGEPDFGLLTQTEVVAAAQRICSVVETPVIVDADTGYGNAINVIRTVQDLTRAGAAGMFLEDQVWPKRCGHMKGKQVIPIDEQLKKLKAAVEAKGDSDFFIVARTDARQALGLKDTIDRGIAFKSAGADAVFIEAPESKEEMREIAGQVPGPLVANMLERGVTPLMGPNELKDLGFELIVWPLAPLYSVAKSLTEVYTTLRRDGSTLAILDRLMAFDDFNAIVGLNEKYALDAKYKS from the coding sequence ATGGGCAAAGGGAACCTCATTCGCCAGTCTTTAGAAACTAAAGGCCAGCTCATCATGCCAGGCGTCTATGACGCCCTGAGCGCCAAGATCGCAGCCCGCGCCGGTTTTGAAGTCATCTTCATCACCGGCTACAGCCTATCGGCGACGCTCCTCGGCGAACCTGACTTTGGTCTCCTTACCCAGACCGAGGTGGTGGCAGCCGCACAGCGGATTTGTTCTGTTGTCGAAACCCCGGTCATTGTCGACGCCGATACCGGCTACGGCAACGCCATCAATGTCATCCGCACAGTGCAAGATCTCACCCGCGCCGGTGCCGCCGGCATGTTTCTTGAAGATCAGGTCTGGCCAAAACGCTGCGGCCACATGAAGGGCAAGCAGGTTATTCCAATCGACGAACAGTTGAAAAAGCTCAAAGCCGCCGTCGAAGCCAAAGGCGACAGCGATTTCTTCATCGTTGCGCGCACCGACGCGCGCCAGGCGCTCGGCTTAAAAGACACGATCGATCGTGGCATCGCTTTCAAAAGCGCTGGTGCCGATGCAGTTTTCATCGAAGCGCCAGAATCGAAGGAAGAAATGCGCGAGATTGCAGGCCAGGTGCCCGGCCCGCTGGTGGCCAACATGCTGGAACGCGGCGTAACCCCGCTGATGGGTCCCAATGAGCTGAAAGATTTGGGCTTTGAGCTAATCGTCTGGCCGCTGGCGCCACTCTATTCAGTGGCGAAATCGTTGACCGAAGTTTACACCACCCTGCGGCGCGACGGCTCGACGTTGGCGATCTTGGATCGCCTGATGGCCTTTGACGATTTTAATGCGATCGTCGGATTAAATGAAAAATACGCTCTCGATGCGAAATATAAAAGCTAG
- the atpB gene encoding F0F1 ATP synthase subunit A — protein MEHGFSWYSLLPEGLQHLIGDHTFFAIVTALLVLLFALKARGALSSAKDPVIPAAELGSRNIAELLVQLVVSQSDAIIGKAGRKYVPFFATFFFFILFSNLLGLVPGFLPPTGNLNTTLGLAICSFVGYNVIGVREQGGAYFKHFVGPMTSLPGKGAAKLAFLPVLLISVAFFFILEAFSHGFRPVSLALRLFGNMMGDHEVIGAFIGLTKLVVPVAFYIMGTLVCVIQAFVFTLLSMIYVALAISHGDHEEGHGHESAHDAHAAHH, from the coding sequence ATGGAACACGGCTTTTCCTGGTACTCGCTGCTGCCCGAAGGCTTGCAGCATTTAATCGGCGATCACACGTTTTTCGCCATCGTGACAGCGTTGCTGGTTCTTCTATTCGCCCTCAAGGCGCGCGGCGCTCTATCGAGCGCCAAAGACCCGGTTATTCCCGCGGCCGAATTGGGCTCGCGCAACATCGCCGAGCTCCTGGTGCAATTGGTCGTCAGCCAGAGCGATGCGATTATCGGCAAAGCGGGCCGCAAGTACGTGCCGTTTTTCGCGACCTTTTTTTTCTTCATTCTCTTCAGCAATTTGCTCGGTCTTGTCCCCGGATTCCTGCCGCCCACCGGCAACCTAAACACGACGCTCGGTTTGGCGATTTGCTCGTTCGTCGGCTACAACGTCATTGGCGTGCGTGAGCAGGGCGGCGCCTATTTCAAACATTTCGTCGGCCCGATGACGAGCTTGCCCGGCAAGGGCGCCGCCAAGTTAGCTTTTCTCCCGGTTCTGCTGATCTCGGTGGCTTTCTTCTTCATTCTCGAAGCCTTCTCGCACGGCTTTCGGCCCGTGTCCCTCGCGCTTCGTCTCTTTGGCAACATGATGGGCGATCACGAAGTGATCGGCGCCTTCATCGGCCTGACGAAATTGGTCGTGCCGGTGGCGTTTTACATCATGGGCACCTTGGTTTGCGTGATTCAGGCCTTCGTCTTTACCTTGCTCAGCATGATCTACGTCGCGTTGGCGATCAGCCACGGTGACCACGAAGAGGGGCATGGCCACGAAAGCGCCCATGACGCGCACGCCGCGCACCATTAA
- a CDS encoding dCMP deaminase family protein, with protein MSEQRPTWDQYFMIITQQVAERSTCTRAKVGAVIVRDKNILATGYNGAPAGMPHCLDVGCLIYESKTPNGDTEQNCFRTIHAEMNAIAQAAKNGSNIKDAAIYITHTPCIHCLKVLVNTGIKEIYYLKPYKLHTLDELLSYTQVKLHAVGLPEK; from the coding sequence ATGAGCGAGCAGCGGCCAACTTGGGACCAATATTTCATGATCATCACGCAGCAGGTGGCGGAGCGGTCGACCTGCACCCGCGCCAAAGTCGGCGCGGTGATCGTGCGCGACAAGAACATTCTTGCCACCGGTTACAACGGCGCGCCGGCGGGCATGCCGCACTGCCTCGATGTCGGCTGCCTGATCTATGAATCGAAGACGCCCAATGGCGATACCGAGCAAAACTGCTTTCGCACGATTCACGCGGAAATGAACGCCATCGCCCAGGCCGCTAAGAACGGCTCGAATATCAAAGACGCGGCCATCTATATAACCCACACGCCCTGCATTCACTGCCTCAAGGTCTTGGTGAACACCGGCATCAAAGAAATTTATTATCTAAAGCCCTACAAGCTGCACACCCTCGACGAATTGCTGAGCTATACTCAGGTGAAGCTCCATGCGGTGGGTTTGCCGGAAAAGTAG
- a CDS encoding DNA polymerase III subunit beta → MEFKAKRGDLLTTLYWTQSIVERRNTMPILANVLIEAHKGEVRLTATDLEVGVRGGVEGTVSKEGTVTVNAKKLYEIIREVPNDQVQIKRLENDWVEIRSGKSVFKIVGMDAKEFPQFPSFDSKTLATVPAATLRGMIERTIFSVSTDETRYSLNGVFIEQGQDGKARMVATDGHRLAYEECDIGSLGITKGLILPRKGLAELKKLMEDSDEGVVSIGFQENMALVGKDRVELFMRLIDGDFPDYTKVIPQGNPNIAKVEHSELLQALRRVSILSNERYKGIKMEFSEDKVSLSASNPDLGEAVEEIEADYKGKEISIGFNARYLLDVLAVLGGDGDVDIELKDELSPSVIRKAIHQGYLYVLMPMRL, encoded by the coding sequence ATGGAATTCAAGGCTAAGCGGGGCGATCTTCTTACCACACTTTATTGGACCCAGAGCATTGTCGAGCGACGCAACACAATGCCGATCTTAGCCAACGTGTTAATCGAGGCACATAAGGGTGAAGTGCGATTGACAGCCACTGATCTCGAAGTGGGTGTACGCGGCGGTGTTGAAGGCACGGTGAGCAAAGAAGGCACTGTCACGGTTAACGCTAAGAAACTCTACGAGATTATTCGCGAGGTACCCAACGACCAGGTGCAAATCAAGCGGTTGGAAAATGATTGGGTCGAAATTCGCAGCGGCAAATCGGTGTTCAAAATCGTCGGCATGGACGCGAAAGAGTTTCCGCAATTTCCTTCCTTCGATTCCAAAACGTTGGCAACAGTACCGGCGGCAACCCTGCGCGGCATGATCGAACGGACAATTTTTTCGGTTTCCACAGATGAAACGCGTTACAGTCTGAACGGCGTTTTCATTGAACAGGGGCAAGACGGTAAGGCCAGAATGGTCGCCACCGACGGACATCGATTGGCTTACGAAGAGTGCGATATTGGCTCGTTGGGCATCACCAAAGGCCTCATACTACCGCGTAAGGGATTGGCGGAGCTGAAAAAGCTCATGGAAGACAGCGACGAAGGCGTTGTCTCCATCGGTTTTCAGGAGAATATGGCTCTGGTTGGCAAAGACCGCGTCGAGCTATTCATGCGGCTGATTGATGGCGACTTCCCCGACTACACCAAAGTCATTCCGCAGGGCAACCCCAACATCGCGAAAGTTGAGCACAGCGAGCTGCTGCAGGCGCTACGGCGGGTATCGATTCTTTCCAACGAGCGTTATAAGGGCATCAAGATGGAGTTTTCGGAGGACAAGGTTTCTTTGTCGGCGAGCAACCCGGACTTGGGCGAAGCCGTGGAGGAAATAGAAGCCGATTATAAAGGGAAAGAGATCTCGATCGGCTTTAATGCGCGTTATTTACTCGATGTCTTGGCGGTTTTAGGCGGCGACGGCGATGTCGATATCGAGTTGAAAGACGAGCTTAGCCCTAGCGTGATCCGCAAAGCGATCCATCAAGGTTATCTTTACGTTTTGATGCCGATGCGACTGTGA